TTGCTCTGTTATCGTATCTGTTGACTCGTGGAACTGATTTCCTTTTTACCATATGCAGGTGTACAGATAGTGAAACTGCAGAAATTCTTTACTGTCAGAAGACAGAACCtgtaaataaatgtaaataCCAGGTGATTTGTAGTAGTTTTGCCAACAAGCCAAGCCTTGCAATTGAGGTCATTGGTAATTGATGTTTGTTGTACCATAGTCCTTTTTGTATTTGGTTAAACTTACCTAGTGTTTCACAGGACATAGTTTTCCTTGTAAATAGCTCATCAGTTTTTTGAAGCAATTTATTGGATTTTCAttttctctcatccattttgtCAGTGTAATTGAATTTTATGAAGATATACCAGGTGGATGATTTAATGATCAAGGGTGCACACGTGAGCCTGACGTTCACGAGATGATCACCCCTGCCGCACAATCCCTTGCGGAATTACAAAATGTCATTAACTGGATTATGTGAGGATTAGCCGCAGGGAGATTCGGCTTTGTTTCCCTCTCTTGGCAAGTGATTTGGTGCTTGTGAACTTCTATTGGCAAGGTCGACTTGCCATTGCAGGTtatatttttagttgttatgaCCAGTTCATAGCTGGCACCTTAAACTGGGACATCACTTAACTGGCATCGGATGCGCTAATATAAGAGGGAGGGAGGTACTCCCAAAACTATTGGCAAGGTCTTCGTTGGGGAATTGGAACTCTACCGCCTTGTGTGTCTGGAATGGATTAACATTTCAATTCTGTAGCAAACCTTGGTCCATGCTGCTCTGTCACTTGGGACGCATGCAAGTTGCGTAGTGCTTTTCTAGCCTTTCACAATTGAAATGGCGGCATCTTCTGAACTGGCAAGGAATTTTTCTTGTCAACTCTTCTCGTCCGTTTGGTAAGGAATTTTTGTCCCGCTCCATTAAGCTGCATATGAAAGCATTGACAACAAAATGCTGCAAAATCTTCCTCAGGTTCTGAAGTCGTCTTGAGCAGTATCTGGTAATAATTGTAAATCCTCGCCGCTGGATTTTGAAATTTCCGATTTTTGGCTGGCATgtcacaaaatttgaaaatcctgctCGTTGAAATGGCAGGGTGAACTTTGGACGCCATTACAAATTCTCGCCTGAAAGATTTCTAATATTCTGTGTCACTAACCTCCGAggcattttaattattttgttgtaTTGTCGATTGCTTAAAAGAAAAATCTTCCAGTTCTTACCTGTCCTCAGCCTGCCTATTCTATGATTGCTGTTTCAATTTTGGTTCTTTCTTTAGCCTTCACGATTGAATCCAACCTTACATCGGTGTGCTCTCAAGGCTCTTTTGGAACCAATTTCACACTTAAAAACTCTGGACATTTCGCTCTCTCTCTTTACTATAGCCTTCGTGTATAGAATTTCATATCCACCAGAGTTTCTGATTTCCTAACCATTTTAAAAATCTGGCTGAAAAGAAGAGGAGGATGCGGGTGGGCAGTGTTAGTGTCATTCAAAGATGATAGATAGTATTAGTACATAACTAACGACCTGGATTATGAATTTACTCACTGTTGAAATGTGGGTTGGGAGGTTTCTGGTCAGTCTGGCGCTTTTGCATGCATGGCATTAAAGCGAAATGAATAAAAATCACGTCCTATTGGTACAACTACAAGCAATAACAAACGTGATCTGATCTTTATAGCAAAGAAATAAGCCCAGCAGAAGAGCATTGTCGAATCAGAGGCATGAACAATCTACATGAAATGAAACTGAAAAACCCTGACAGCAAAGATATTTGTACAATAACGTGAAGAATGGAAGAGCGGATCTATGCACGCTGCACATGTAGTAATTCCTACGGGAAAAGTTGACAGACAGAAACAAAAATTCTTGACCATCCCAGTTCTCTTCTCCACACGGGTCAGCGACAGAGAGGAAACTTTAGCAAGCTCTGCGAATAATTCCTTTGCCACCTTCCTTTAAAGTATTCCATCCAAGATCTGCCAGCAAGCACCTGTGACCAGAAAATCAATTCAGAATTATTTTGAAGAGACTTATCATTTTCTGGGTCTGGGTCTCAAGTAGCGCATCTAGTTTTCACCCTTGAGGTTAGCAGCAAACATATTCTCGTGGAATGCCAAAGTTGTGGAGGTCGTCTCATCAATTCTTTCAAGGACTTGATCAGAAACAGTCCTATCAGCAGATTTCCTACGTAGATGATGGATGCTAGATCTCTTGAGGCCTAAACGCTCTTTCCATCGGCTCATACCCTTGTGTAGTCGCGGTGACGACACATCCATGTCGTCATCCTCCACAAGGAGTTCATCTCTGAGAGTGGTCTTGGTGGgtacaattttgcccttgaagAAGACCTCATCCGCAGAAATCATGTTGTAACCAGACACCGAAAACTCGAAATCTGAGGAAACTGGTGCTTCTCTATAGCTGTGATCGTGCTTGGTGGGTTGTTGGGTGTCGGCAAAGTCATTAGAGAAGGAGATTCTTGGGCCCATTGCAGCGTGGAGACCTTGTTGGTCATTGTTGAACATGTTTAAGCATGCCATGGACACTGAAACTAAGTGATCACTTTCGAGGTTTCTTCTCACTACTTACCATGTAACTTGCAACAACCCCGCTATTTATACAGGGGGTTTCTTGCTTCCTCATTTTATGTAGATTGGATTTTAGTTTTCCTCATTAGTCTAAGTTCCTATTATTGccttttggttaaaaaaatTGCATGAAAGTTGTGCAGAATCCATATCCATTGAAGTAACTTAGCTACTCCCATGACAATTATATCACGAAGAGGACAAGATGACCGCAATTACTGCAAAAAAAGTTTATAATTATGGAGTAGTTTAAGTTACTCCAGCAAGTGCGTGGGGTGGTGGAACCGTGGAAGGGGTTGGCATCTAGACTTTCTAGTTGTATTAGTAGCTACATTTTCATTTCTAGTTTTTTCTATATTTGGTGAGCCAATTTAATGACTTGATTGCATCTGCATGCATGAGAACCCACTTTCAGCAATGGATTATGCCACATCTAAAACCATGGGCTAGCTCAAGAGATGACTCCTCCTTTTCTTGTTGTTCATCTTTGAAGAAGATGGAATAGCATTGTCAACTAGTCGTTTGTACTCGGTCATCATTTTCACATACCGCCACATCTAGAAATACGATAAGTCGATTGGTCGAACTAAAAATCGACTATTAGTGAGTATCATTGAATCCTCTTTGTTCACCCTTCacatcatctttttttttttttttttgggcttttcATCCTTTATGCTGGGTTGGATTACTAAATATTTATCAGGACGGAGAGTCAACAATGGCTGCTGTTTGCTTAAAGTAACAGATATATACTTTGTTGTACTATGCAATAGTTGCCTCGTCCTCAACTGGAATCAGATTTTTCTCCTTCAATTTAATAACTACGTAGGCCCTTCGCCGGCCGGATACTTCAGTCTGTCTCTCTTATAGCTTGCTTGTTTTGTTCAGCTCTGAAAAGGATCCAGTTCTAGCCAATCAAATTACGGCCTAGACTTGCAGATTACTCCAATTTAGTCCTGCTCGCTAAAGCGGTCAAACAAAGTCGGTAATGCAGAACATGGGAAGCAAAAGGGATAAATTCTTTTTGCATATTCTAAGGCCTAACACATGCTATTTGACTTGTGCGTTCTTTTTGAAGTGATGATTCATTGAACAGCTGTCCTAATTGTTTCCACTGTAGAATACGCCTTGAATTTCAGACGCATTGCAATATCTTGTTGAAGCAGCTATAGTTTCTCAGCTCCTACACGAAGAGCATTGGGCTCACTTGATTAGGGGGAAAAATATTAGGCTCGCACTTCATGCACATAATGGGAATAAGCTCTAACTCCAGTCCTACTCCCACTCCTTTCTGCTGTCACATTTCTGACCACTGCTTAAAGTTTAAACCCAAGTGCCTTCATATTTAAGGTGGAATCTGGTGACTTCAATTTTAGGAGGTTACAGTTTTCCTTTTAGCTTTTGAAGTATTCTTGGAGGTTACTCAGGGGCCACCTGGAGACGTCCTAACTCGAGATCAGTTGCCTGATTATCATCACAATCAGCGAGATTGATTCGAACATCAGTCTAGTTTTCCTGCCTTAATGATGAAAAATTAAGATCAAACGAGAGCGTAGTGATATGCTAGTAACTCCATGCCATTGAGTAAACTGCAAAATTCGTTTTTGAGCCCTTATAGTATTAAGTAAGTTTTATGAGATAAGCCACTCATTCTAGATGGTGGTCTTTTTTCTTGGACTTGCCTGCATGGTTCAAAGTCACGGTTACGGCTCCAACCGTTCCACATCGATCTCAGCATATCAGTCACAGTCTTGATGAGACGCAGATTTTGAagcatttaatattctaaaaattatgaataatattaaaaaatatgctaaataaaaataatttaaaaaattagtaaaagaaaatctgtaaaatataaatttgtaaTTTGATTCGAGATGACTCGATCCGACTCGACTGAGACTATTTATATCCGAGACTTCTCGGTCGAGTTCTCAGTGACACGGTCGATTTATCGGCGATCCATATGTCTTAGAGTCATTTAATTTCAATATCGAAACGGAGAGATCTATTCCGATGATGACTCGATCTCGATTTCGGCCGAGCCTTTGAACCATGCTTATCTGGCAATGGTGACATACGCACTATTCCCCAGTACATGTGCGTTTGAACCACTTCGAAGTCTTTCAACCGACAAATCCAAAAACCAAGACTAGTTTAGGCTTTGGAGTCAGGCTTTTTACTAATAACCATTACATGGTGAAAGAGATTCCAGTTCACATGTTATCCATTGCTCAGTAGGAACTTACAGAAGATCATCCAATAACTATGCAACAGATTGCCGATTCCCGTTGCCAAAGCTATTAATACTTTTAAAAAGGTCCCAAAAAACAACTGGATAAACCTCATGAAGAAGTGGAGGAACGCTTGGCCCGTGGGTAACCTGTCTCTTCTGGTCTCCCTTATGGTGAACAGACTTTGTTTCTTGCCtattataaataaaagaaaaatacctcCATTTTCTCCTATACCTCGTGTATGTTGGTTTTTCAGGCCCATTTTGCAGCGTCAGATCGAGAGACAGATCCAACATTTTCTTAATTTGGTGCTTTGCATGTTGCCCCTATTCTGAGAAGTACAAACAAACCAATCGATCTGAAGTTAAAAAACCGATAATCTTCCCAACATTCTGCGTAGTTAGAGATTAAGAATGACTCTCTCCGTAGTCAAAACTGAAGAATTGATACAAGATGATGGGCCAACCCATTTGACAATCACGAAATCAGTCCTATCCTCAATTACAGGCAAAGGATGGGGCACTCTAGCTCTTAACCTAAGTTAGCTCTTTCATGAGTGAAAATAAAACTTGGTAGTTTTCGTAACAGCATAAAGATTCTCTTTCTAACAACAGGTGACCAATGAACGATCGATCCAGTCAAGTAAGACAGTGGGTCAAAAGAAGAGGGGGCTCAAAAATGACACGTGCTCTTCACCATAGAGATGCTAGTGAAGAGTAAATGCAAAGTCATAATCCAAAACCATGGCAAATACGAGATGCTCTCAGTTTTTGCTTATTCTTGGAACCTGGAGCAAGATCATAATCCAAAAGGAAGATTTCTGAATTCAGTCAAGTCTAATTACTGCTTGACTTGACAATCTTGTTCTACATTCTCTAAGTTACTTCTGCAAAACTGAGTGAATCATGGTTGGAGCATTATGCAATGCACAACAACTTGCTTATTCTTCTGCtggagaaataaataaataaaccagagagtagcatatatatatatatatatatatatatatatatatatatatatatatatattaagaaCCCACGCTGAGAGAGAGAGCATCTTCATAGGATTTTAAATGCAGCCAATTAGATGTGACAACTGCTATTTTACCCAAGTAGAAATTGTAAAACGATGTGCAGGATCTTATGAACAGATGGCCAAGTCACACATCAGAACTTCACATACGGGAATGATAACTACAAATTAATATGGAAACTATGCTGGAAGCCCTAACTGCTGCTA
This portion of the Coffea arabica cultivar ET-39 chromosome 2e, Coffea Arabica ET-39 HiFi, whole genome shotgun sequence genome encodes:
- the LOC113728911 gene encoding uncharacterized protein, with protein sequence MACLNMFNNDQQGLHAAMGPRISFSNDFADTQQPTKHDHSYREAPVSSDFEFSVSGYNMISADEVFFKGKIVPTKTTLRDELLVEDDDMDVSSPRLHKGMSRWKERLGLKRSSIHHLRRKSADRTVSDQVLERIDETTSTTLAFHENMFAANLKGACWQILDGIL